A window of the Euzebya pacifica genome harbors these coding sequences:
- a CDS encoding ABC transporter permease has product MPLALISVIGGFLLWEAALAVFEVSEFALVPPSKIVGEFVVVIRDGLIWEHLRVSVLAFVLGFGVSAVLAIPLGLFAGTSRPFGEIASPWIAGLYATPMIALAPLLIISLGFGIEAKMAVVAFACFFPMVINTISGVKAVESSLLDVSTAFGATRAETFRKILLPGSVPFIMAGLQLAVGRGVVGLVVADLFGSRAGLGLFLLNSAQAFNIARVFVAALTLSMLGVLFTALLRFMESRMLRWRP; this is encoded by the coding sequence GTGCCCCTCGCCCTGATCTCCGTGATCGGAGGCTTCCTCCTCTGGGAGGCCGCGCTCGCGGTGTTCGAGGTCAGCGAGTTCGCGCTGGTTCCACCGTCGAAGATCGTCGGGGAGTTCGTCGTCGTGATCCGGGACGGATTGATCTGGGAACACCTCCGGGTCAGCGTCCTGGCCTTCGTCCTGGGCTTCGGAGTGTCCGCGGTCCTTGCCATCCCCCTTGGGCTGTTCGCCGGCACCAGTCGACCGTTTGGCGAGATCGCCTCCCCTTGGATCGCCGGGCTCTATGCCACTCCGATGATCGCTCTCGCACCCCTGTTGATCATCTCGCTCGGCTTCGGGATCGAGGCGAAGATGGCCGTCGTCGCCTTCGCCTGCTTCTTCCCGATGGTGATCAACACGATCTCCGGCGTGAAAGCGGTGGAGAGTTCGTTACTTGATGTCAGCACCGCGTTCGGCGCCACCCGGGCCGAGACCTTCCGCAAGATTCTGCTGCCGGGTTCTGTGCCATTCATCATGGCCGGGCTCCAGCTCGCCGTCGGGCGCGGAGTGGTGGGTCTCGTCGTCGCTGACCTCTTCGGCTCGCGGGCGGGCCTCGGTCTGTTCCTGCTCAACAGCGCACAAGCCTTCAACATCGCCCGGGTGTTCGTCGCTGCCCTGACGCTGTCCATGCTCGGCGTGCTGTTCACGGCCCTGCTGCGATTCATGGAGAGCCGGATGCTCCGGTGGCGTCCTTGA
- a CDS encoding MFS transporter, whose amino-acid sequence MAVGPYLQLGLTSIAPVLREEMGLSRTQVGALPAILSLAACLTAWRWGRWIDRSPAGRVATALFVSSAISFVAAAVAPGFLGLIPAVVLAGVAMGGSNPVTNDLIMSRYAVGHRGVIMGIKQSGVNAGILLAGVTLPLAAAAGFWREALFLSAAWPVAGLLLVRHQVVRQPHQPDQADLSVDDGPREEGARMPSEVRVPLRLLLAYTGIMGAAVASGSTYAPLFAFESLDIGTSSAGFVTAMLGGVGFAARLSWGRVADRHADPRRLLQIMALGTAGGGVLVAILGTVSYPLLLLALAVYASFSSAWVVVAMLTTTSAVPPAWSGQATGLVMMTFYAGYMIGPVSFGWLVDTFNTYTPAFTALVAMALVATLVPTRMHLKIEEIS is encoded by the coding sequence ATGGCAGTGGGCCCGTACCTCCAGCTCGGTCTCACGTCGATCGCTCCCGTGCTGCGGGAGGAGATGGGGCTGTCCCGCACACAGGTCGGCGCGTTGCCGGCGATTCTCTCTCTCGCGGCATGCCTGACCGCATGGCGCTGGGGTCGCTGGATCGACAGATCTCCGGCGGGACGAGTCGCGACCGCGCTGTTCGTCTCGTCGGCGATCAGCTTCGTGGCCGCGGCGGTCGCACCGGGTTTCCTCGGCCTGATCCCGGCGGTGGTCCTGGCCGGGGTGGCCATGGGTGGGTCGAACCCGGTGACCAATGATCTCATCATGTCCCGCTATGCCGTCGGGCATCGCGGCGTCATCATGGGAATCAAGCAGTCCGGCGTCAACGCGGGGATTCTGCTGGCTGGAGTCACTCTGCCACTGGCCGCAGCTGCGGGATTCTGGCGTGAAGCCCTGTTCTTGAGCGCCGCGTGGCCGGTTGCCGGTCTGCTGCTCGTGCGTCATCAAGTCGTGCGGCAACCACATCAGCCTGATCAGGCTGACCTGTCCGTGGACGACGGGCCGCGGGAGGAGGGCGCCAGGATGCCCAGCGAGGTGCGTGTGCCCTTGCGGCTCCTCCTCGCCTACACCGGGATCATGGGGGCCGCTGTCGCCTCAGGGAGCACGTACGCCCCGCTGTTCGCCTTCGAATCCCTCGACATCGGCACGAGTTCCGCCGGGTTCGTCACGGCGATGCTTGGCGGCGTTGGATTTGCCGCGCGGTTGTCCTGGGGACGTGTGGCCGACCGTCACGCCGATCCGCGGAGACTTCTGCAGATCATGGCCCTGGGCACTGCCGGCGGCGGCGTCTTGGTTGCCATCCTCGGTACTGTTTCCTACCCCCTCCTGCTGTTGGCCCTCGCGGTGTACGCGTCGTTTTCAAGCGCTTGGGTGGTAGTGGCGATGCTCACGACGACGAGTGCCGTGCCCCCAGCTTGGTCGGGGCAGGCGACCGGCCTCGTCATGATGACGTTTTACGCCGGCTACATGATCGGCCCCGTCTCTTTCGGGTGGTTGGTCGACACCTTCAACACCTACACGCCAGCCTTCACGGCGCTCGTGGCCATGGCCTTGGTGGCGACGCTGGTTCCAACCCGCATGCACCTGAAGATCGAGGAGATTTCATGA
- a CDS encoding ABC transporter ATP-binding protein, with protein sequence MNKEMPMSVAAETESLGTRAGVAIAAKSVNRVFDSPDGATFTALNDVQLDVKAGEFVAVVGPSGCGKTTLLRIVMGLEKASSGDVTFDASGDEVIRSFVFQQSSLLPWRTVKDNIAFGLELQCRRDQRATGTLRMEELLELTGLTSFQDYYPSQLSGGMQQRVNLARALAIDPNVLLMDEPFSALDAMTKEHLQRELTVIASHLRATVLFVTHDIREAVFLADRVVVMATDPGRIVETVTVDAPDTRDEEFQRSPELASQAREIWAMLGHAQRSTDDGQTS encoded by the coding sequence GTGAACAAGGAGATGCCGATGTCCGTCGCAGCTGAGACCGAGTCGTTGGGAACCCGCGCCGGGGTGGCGATCGCCGCCAAGTCGGTGAATCGGGTCTTCGACAGTCCGGATGGGGCCACCTTCACCGCGTTGAACGACGTGCAACTGGATGTCAAGGCGGGTGAGTTCGTCGCCGTGGTGGGCCCGTCCGGCTGTGGCAAGACCACCCTGCTGAGAATCGTCATGGGCTTGGAGAAGGCCAGCAGCGGCGACGTCACCTTTGACGCGAGTGGCGACGAGGTCATCCGAAGCTTCGTGTTCCAGCAGTCCTCGCTGTTGCCATGGCGCACGGTGAAGGACAACATCGCCTTCGGTCTGGAGTTGCAATGCCGTCGCGATCAGCGCGCCACCGGAACACTTCGAATGGAGGAGCTGCTCGAACTCACCGGCCTCACCAGCTTCCAGGACTACTACCCCTCCCAGCTGTCAGGCGGCATGCAGCAGCGCGTCAACCTCGCCCGGGCGTTGGCCATCGATCCCAACGTGCTGTTGATGGACGAGCCGTTCAGCGCCCTCGACGCCATGACCAAGGAGCATCTGCAGCGCGAGCTGACTGTGATTGCCTCCCACCTGCGGGCGACCGTGCTGTTCGTCACCCATGACATCCGCGAGGCGGTGTTCCTCGCCGACCGGGTCGTGGTGATGGCCACGGATCCAGGACGAATTGTGGAGACGGTCACCGTTGACGCCCCAGACACGCGGGACGAGGAGTTCCAGCGCTCGCCCGAACTCGCGTCGCAGGCCCGGGAGATCTGGGCGATGCTGGGGCACGCGCAGCGTTCGACCGACGACGGCCAAACGTCCTGA
- a CDS encoding SDR family oxidoreductase, with the protein MDLGLAGRTFVTTGSSRGLGRAVTDELVAEGANVVIASRDADRAREVATDLGDQAHGVRVDLRDPAAGVELAEEARNRFGALDGALVNHWGPPSGAALEVTDEAVAAALDLGVAAVVRLVRDIGTRLQEGGAMLVVGSVTVREPADALVGSTVSRPGAWAYIKQASRPLGERGVRVNMLLPGAFATERLRELSGGVAGDSAFVRDVPLGRAGRPEEFGRVGAFLLSPMSSYVTGASLVIDGGSSRSL; encoded by the coding sequence ATGGATCTTGGACTTGCAGGAAGGACCTTCGTCACGACCGGCTCGAGTCGTGGGCTGGGACGGGCGGTCACCGACGAGCTGGTCGCGGAGGGGGCCAACGTGGTCATCGCGTCGCGTGATGCTGACCGTGCGCGCGAGGTCGCGACCGACCTTGGTGACCAGGCCCACGGGGTGCGTGTGGACCTTCGCGACCCCGCGGCCGGCGTCGAGTTGGCCGAGGAGGCCCGGAACCGGTTCGGTGCCCTCGATGGCGCCTTGGTCAATCACTGGGGCCCCCCGTCGGGCGCGGCACTCGAGGTCACTGACGAGGCGGTGGCCGCGGCGCTGGATCTGGGGGTGGCTGCCGTTGTCCGGCTTGTTCGCGACATTGGCACCCGACTTCAGGAGGGCGGCGCGATGCTGGTGGTGGGTTCGGTGACGGTGCGTGAGCCGGCCGATGCCTTGGTTGGCTCAACCGTCTCCAGACCAGGTGCGTGGGCCTACATCAAGCAAGCCTCCCGACCGCTCGGGGAACGAGGGGTCCGGGTCAACATGCTGCTGCCCGGGGCGTTCGCCACTGAGCGACTACGCGAGCTGTCGGGAGGCGTCGCAGGGGACAGCGCATTCGTCCGGGACGTCCCGCTCGGGCGCGCTGGACGGCCAGAGGAGTTCGGACGGGTTGGCGCCTTCCTCCTGTCACCCATGTCGTCCTACGTCACGGGTGCCTCGCTGGTCATCGACGGCGGCTCGAGCCGGTCGCTGTGA
- a CDS encoding MmgE/PrpD family protein, with the protein MALRDAIACMAGGAATPLRHSPPSLGSDPGHLARWLATVGHVLDFDDTFTPGLAHLSSPTAAAALAMASHLDGDVAVVAQGHRRGWEFMAAMTRAHHPALYDLGWHPTAVCGAPAAAVAAGTVLGLDGEDLTQAVRLAALGTGGLQAAFGSDGKSLQVGLAAQTGVTAAHLARKGTDLGDRVDYEWGRAHGSESAAEPMRLDAVVDNWIKAYACCLQTHTSIEAAWEATRSGATAGAPVKVTVHPLSRRAAPLDAVSSPLESKFSIPYLTAFVLSRGRPPTFTDLQRVDADAAALVPTVTVVEDPGLPQSTAVLQIDGVEVRCDAALGSPARPMSAQQHEDKVDSLGASQVVGLLDRPGTPAMSVVAVLIERVGLD; encoded by the coding sequence GTGGCACTGCGCGACGCGATCGCCTGCATGGCTGGGGGCGCGGCGACGCCCCTGCGCCACTCGCCCCCTTCACTTGGCAGCGACCCGGGTCACCTGGCTCGCTGGCTCGCGACGGTCGGGCATGTCCTTGACTTCGATGACACGTTCACTCCGGGCCTCGCGCACCTCAGCAGTCCCACCGCCGCCGCCGCCCTCGCAATGGCGAGCCACTTGGACGGCGACGTCGCGGTCGTCGCCCAGGGACACCGCCGGGGGTGGGAGTTCATGGCCGCGATGACCCGGGCCCACCACCCCGCGCTGTATGATCTTGGATGGCACCCGACGGCGGTGTGCGGGGCGCCGGCCGCGGCGGTCGCGGCTGGCACCGTCCTGGGGTTGGATGGCGAGGACCTGACCCAGGCCGTTCGCCTCGCCGCCCTGGGGACGGGTGGGCTGCAGGCGGCCTTCGGGTCCGATGGCAAGTCGTTGCAGGTGGGCTTGGCGGCACAAACCGGCGTCACGGCCGCCCACCTGGCACGCAAGGGCACCGACCTGGGTGACCGGGTCGATTACGAGTGGGGCCGAGCGCACGGCTCGGAGTCGGCCGCCGAGCCGATGCGGTTGGACGCCGTCGTGGACAACTGGATAAAGGCGTACGCCTGTTGCCTGCAGACCCACACCTCGATCGAAGCCGCGTGGGAAGCCACTCGATCGGGAGCCACCGCAGGGGCGCCGGTGAAGGTCACGGTCCACCCCCTGTCACGGAGGGCGGCTCCGCTGGATGCCGTCTCCAGTCCCCTGGAATCGAAGTTCTCCATTCCCTACCTGACGGCGTTCGTCCTGTCCCGGGGGCGCCCGCCAACCTTCACCGACCTCCAACGGGTCGATGCCGATGCCGCCGCCCTGGTCCCGACGGTGACCGTCGTCGAGGACCCCGGTCTGCCGCAGTCCACGGCGGTCCTCCAGATTGATGGGGTCGAGGTCCGCTGTGACGCAGCACTGGGCTCCCCCGCGCGACCGATGTCGGCTCAGCAGCACGAGGACAAGGTGGACAGCTTGGGGGCCAGCCAAGTGGTGGGACTCCTGGATCGGCCCGGAACGCCGGCCATGTCGGTGGTCGCCGTCCTGATCGAACGCGTCGGGCTCGACTGA
- a CDS encoding ABC transporter substrate-binding protein, with amino-acid sequence MPLTGIPRCSRFAVLTRIPLTSHPPVRCLRCTVIQGSPRARSRTMLIPSEFRFTWTRALALTMVLLGGLTACSSSDDDTATADDDSARVSEAPSSTGDDDGADSAASADDTAADAETDTATVVEDPCAPGASEPTLVTVGLQTGRHGMTTGYWIAMAEEFGYFEEVNIEIDDVAASSATDLLNGLTAGELEVNVMGSAGMISASQGADMIAVAGAVNSSIWEPISASEFQTWDDLRGATIGVSNVNGVNAHAFRQMAELAGLDPETDLEFIQAGATAEAFLALRGGQIDALPAAPPTNFLAADEGFTTYGFAPEGTDVPKISALQILTSREWAESNDVVLTCFMRGILRLIDFVEDPSNRDEVIEVSLPILQGGSSTIEDEHLIQAIELYIDDPLLAPYVWHDLHLPEDSFQAAMDIFIAGGSIEADNAIAYEDFVDHTYIDAAIAAEE; translated from the coding sequence GTGCCACTGACCGGAATCCCCCGGTGTTCCCGCTTCGCGGTCCTGACCAGAATCCCCCTGACGAGCCACCCGCCGGTCCGGTGCCTTCGTTGCACGGTCATTCAAGGATCGCCTAGAGCCAGGAGTCGCACGATGTTGATCCCCTCCGAGTTCCGATTCACTTGGACAAGGGCTCTTGCCCTGACCATGGTGCTGCTGGGTGGCCTCACGGCGTGTTCGTCCAGCGACGACGACACCGCGACGGCTGACGACGATTCGGCACGCGTCAGCGAGGCACCATCATCGACGGGCGACGACGACGGGGCGGACAGCGCGGCATCCGCGGACGACACCGCCGCCGACGCTGAAACCGACACGGCGACCGTGGTTGAGGATCCATGTGCACCGGGTGCGTCGGAACCCACCCTTGTCACCGTCGGGCTCCAGACCGGGCGCCACGGGATGACAACCGGCTACTGGATCGCGATGGCCGAGGAATTCGGGTACTTCGAGGAGGTCAACATCGAGATCGACGACGTTGCCGCTTCGAGCGCCACGGACCTGCTCAACGGGCTGACCGCCGGGGAACTCGAGGTCAACGTCATGGGCTCCGCGGGCATGATCTCGGCCTCCCAAGGCGCTGACATGATCGCGGTGGCCGGTGCGGTCAACTCCTCGATCTGGGAACCCATCTCCGCGTCCGAGTTCCAGACCTGGGACGACCTTCGTGGTGCGACGATCGGGGTCTCCAACGTCAATGGCGTCAACGCCCACGCGTTCCGACAAATGGCCGAGCTCGCTGGACTGGACCCGGAAACCGATCTGGAGTTCATCCAGGCAGGCGCAACAGCCGAGGCCTTCCTCGCGCTGCGCGGTGGACAGATCGATGCGCTTCCGGCCGCCCCGCCGACCAACTTCCTGGCCGCCGATGAGGGCTTCACCACCTACGGTTTCGCTCCTGAAGGGACCGACGTGCCGAAGATCTCGGCGCTGCAGATCCTCACCTCGCGTGAGTGGGCCGAGTCCAACGATGTCGTGCTGACCTGCTTCATGCGGGGGATCCTGCGGCTGATCGACTTCGTGGAAGACCCCTCCAACCGGGACGAAGTCATCGAGGTCTCGCTCCCGATCCTGCAGGGGGGTTCGTCAACGATTGAGGACGAGCACTTGATCCAGGCAATAGAGCTGTACATCGATGACCCGCTCCTGGCGCCGTACGTCTGGCACGACCTCCACCTCCCCGAGGACTCCTTCCAGGCGGCGATGGACATCTTCATCGCGGGCGGATCAATCGAGGCGGACAACGCGATCGCCTACGAGGACTTCGTCGACCACACTTACATCGACGCGGCGATCGCCGCCGAGGAGTGA
- a CDS encoding aromatic ring-hydroxylating oxygenase subunit alpha, giving the protein MLTLSDRITDERVHGSLYTDQAVYQQEMDRIFRMGWLFAGHASEIPQPGDYVTRDIAGEPLILSRTVEGEIRVLFNRCAHRGNRVCVLDQGNATSYRCHYHGWTYRNDGQLSGIPFAKGYEEPLEDLRKSMSMAPVPRSEVRHGFVFVSLAEDGPDLDTHMGDGGLDMLARLSGMSPTGEISLGKGWLHHRLGANWKAVMENQVDGYHVQFTHASLFEGASGPRKGITYGQKSGAAVRDLGRGHSEILFEAEHRRQDQEFLWIGSATRAKLPEYSRAMVEAYGEEEAHDRFVAGPPHGVIFPNLFLAEFNIFVVEPVSAGVTNSWTAAITIPGCDDISLRQLRRSEAAMGPAGMLIADDSEIAERNQAGFGANQPEWVDLTRGRAGVVPDPELSYAQLDPDLTGELPQRAFWRQYKSLMVS; this is encoded by the coding sequence ATGTTGACGTTGAGTGATCGCATCACTGACGAGCGAGTCCACGGATCGCTCTACACCGACCAGGCCGTCTACCAGCAGGAGATGGATCGCATCTTCAGGATGGGGTGGCTGTTCGCCGGTCACGCGAGCGAGATCCCCCAGCCGGGGGACTACGTGACCCGCGACATCGCCGGGGAACCCCTCATCCTGTCACGGACGGTTGAGGGGGAGATCCGGGTGCTCTTCAATCGGTGCGCCCATCGTGGGAACCGGGTGTGCGTGCTCGACCAGGGCAACGCCACGTCCTACCGCTGCCACTATCACGGCTGGACTTACCGCAACGATGGCCAGCTGTCGGGGATTCCTTTCGCCAAGGGGTACGAGGAACCGCTGGAGGACTTGCGGAAGTCGATGAGCATGGCCCCCGTCCCCCGGAGCGAGGTTCGGCACGGCTTCGTCTTCGTGTCGCTGGCCGAGGACGGCCCCGACCTCGACACCCACATGGGCGATGGTGGGCTGGACATGCTGGCGCGGTTGTCCGGCATGTCGCCCACCGGCGAGATCAGCCTTGGAAAGGGCTGGCTGCACCACCGCCTCGGCGCCAACTGGAAGGCGGTGATGGAGAATCAAGTTGACGGCTACCACGTCCAGTTCACCCACGCTTCCCTTTTCGAAGGGGCCAGCGGACCGCGCAAGGGCATCACCTACGGACAGAAGAGTGGGGCTGCGGTTCGGGACCTCGGCAGAGGACACTCCGAGATCCTGTTCGAGGCCGAGCACCGGCGTCAGGACCAGGAGTTCCTGTGGATCGGGTCCGCAACCCGTGCCAAGCTGCCGGAGTACAGCCGCGCCATGGTGGAGGCCTACGGAGAAGAGGAGGCCCACGACCGATTCGTCGCCGGCCCGCCCCATGGCGTGATCTTCCCCAACCTCTTCCTCGCGGAGTTCAACATCTTCGTGGTCGAGCCGGTATCGGCGGGCGTGACCAACAGTTGGACGGCGGCCATCACGATCCCAGGCTGCGACGACATCTCGCTCCGCCAGCTGCGGCGGTCCGAAGCCGCCATGGGCCCCGCCGGAATGCTGATCGCTGACGATTCAGAGATCGCGGAACGCAACCAAGCCGGTTTCGGCGCGAACCAGCCGGAATGGGTCGACTTGACCCGCGGCCGCGCCGGAGTTGTCCCGGACCCCGAACTCTCCTACGCCCAGCTCGACCCCGATCTCACTGGTGAACTCCCACAGCGGGCGTTCTGGCGCCAGTACAAGTCGCTGATGGTGTCATGA
- a CDS encoding acetate--CoA ligase family protein produces the protein MAVVGATAEETKFGGAALRNLVDFGFSGTIHPVNPSHSTIAGLPCVASLSDLPPGSVELAVMAVPSRFVVQECQAAVAHGVGAIIVFASDLPPEDLAELRELATTSGVRLLGPNTSGLSNLRDRFVPRGAKTHSRNLGPGNVAVFAQSGGLSATITNLLPPYGVGLAYTVSVGQQLDVDLWDLTDHAAGDDDIDTIVVAVEDVTRPDAMVAAVRRAVTTGKLVVALRLGRTASGAAAVATHTGAIVGDAGPSLDLLAAAGALVVDDIDMIAALIGLRNLLPPTVRGLDRVAVMTTSGAEGALIADVLHDGGCALLPLPDESQAWVGANLRMVPPTNPLDTGGAIVTDQRSIAETLTHLRTLDRDIDLVLANITAFADNYEFVYECAHDGASADLPVPIVLAARHVEGLNDKGIAHLRQGAFPRFRSGPFAARVIARYNTWLRASTTLPGLHLSGSRPGVTTGAPVTLPYWQSRLRLASAGLGFPAGDVVDDATLAGKVAADIGGPVALKLSSTTLNHKTLGGGVALGLTDAEAVTSAAERMLSMARDNGDASAVVSVEAMMPAPVELLLGAVRDPALGPCVVLGLGGSVAEALAEVVTLPIPLERDAAAWMLDHSALGRMPLVTAHRGAIEDAVVALASWLDHHDDVVSVDINPLALSLDGTLTALDARVVLHVVPEER, from the coding sequence GTGGCCGTGGTCGGGGCCACTGCCGAGGAGACCAAGTTTGGCGGGGCGGCGCTGCGCAACCTTGTGGACTTCGGCTTCTCCGGGACCATCCATCCGGTCAACCCGTCCCACTCAACCATCGCGGGACTCCCCTGCGTCGCCTCCTTGAGCGATCTCCCGCCCGGCTCGGTCGAACTGGCGGTCATGGCCGTCCCGAGCCGTTTCGTGGTGCAGGAGTGCCAGGCGGCGGTGGCGCACGGGGTCGGCGCGATCATTGTCTTTGCATCCGACCTTCCGCCAGAGGACCTTGCGGAGCTCCGCGAACTCGCGACCACGAGCGGGGTCAGGCTCTTGGGCCCGAACACCTCGGGGCTCTCAAACTTGCGCGACCGATTCGTGCCGCGGGGGGCCAAGACCCATTCTCGCAACCTGGGACCGGGGAACGTGGCGGTGTTCGCCCAGTCCGGCGGGCTGAGCGCCACCATCACCAACCTCCTGCCGCCCTACGGTGTCGGGCTGGCCTACACCGTCTCAGTCGGACAGCAACTCGATGTCGATCTGTGGGACCTGACCGACCACGCGGCCGGCGACGACGACATCGACACCATCGTGGTCGCCGTGGAGGACGTCACCCGGCCGGACGCGATGGTCGCGGCCGTCCGGCGGGCGGTCACGACCGGCAAGCTGGTGGTCGCGTTGCGTCTGGGGCGGACGGCGTCTGGAGCCGCGGCCGTCGCCACTCACACCGGGGCGATCGTTGGTGACGCCGGTCCGAGCCTGGACCTGCTCGCCGCTGCGGGAGCGCTCGTCGTTGACGACATCGACATGATCGCCGCCCTGATCGGACTGAGGAACCTGCTCCCACCCACCGTCCGCGGTCTGGACCGGGTCGCGGTGATGACGACGTCAGGAGCCGAGGGGGCGCTCATCGCCGACGTCCTTCACGACGGCGGCTGTGCGCTCCTCCCCCTGCCCGACGAGAGTCAAGCGTGGGTCGGGGCCAACCTGCGAATGGTGCCGCCGACGAATCCCCTTGACACTGGTGGGGCGATCGTGACCGATCAACGATCGATTGCGGAGACCTTGACCCACTTGCGGACCCTTGATCGCGACATCGATCTCGTCTTGGCGAACATCACCGCGTTCGCCGACAACTACGAGTTCGTCTATGAGTGCGCGCATGACGGCGCGAGTGCGGACCTGCCGGTCCCGATCGTTCTGGCAGCACGGCACGTCGAGGGGCTCAATGACAAGGGCATCGCCCACCTCCGACAGGGGGCGTTCCCGCGCTTTCGTTCGGGTCCGTTCGCTGCCCGGGTCATCGCCAGGTACAACACGTGGCTCCGCGCCTCCACGACACTACCGGGACTGCATCTCAGTGGGTCACGGCCCGGCGTCACCACCGGGGCACCCGTCACTCTGCCCTATTGGCAGTCGCGCCTCCGACTCGCCTCGGCCGGATTGGGCTTTCCCGCTGGGGACGTGGTCGACGACGCCACTCTGGCCGGCAAGGTGGCCGCCGACATCGGTGGCCCGGTGGCCCTGAAGCTGTCTTCCACCACCCTCAACCACAAAACCTTGGGTGGGGGAGTGGCCCTTGGACTGACCGATGCCGAGGCGGTCACGTCAGCGGCGGAGCGCATGCTGAGCATGGCGCGTGACAACGGCGATGCCTCGGCGGTGGTCAGCGTCGAGGCCATGATGCCCGCGCCCGTCGAGCTGCTGCTCGGTGCCGTACGGGATCCCGCGCTGGGTCCCTGTGTCGTCCTCGGGCTGGGTGGCTCGGTGGCTGAGGCACTTGCTGAGGTGGTCACCCTTCCCATCCCCCTCGAGCGCGACGCGGCCGCCTGGATGCTGGATCACTCGGCCCTGGGGCGGATGCCTCTGGTCACGGCGCACCGCGGCGCGATTGAGGACGCGGTCGTGGCGTTGGCCTCATGGTTGGACCACCACGACGACGTCGTCTCGGTGGACATCAATCCGCTCGCCCTTTCGTTGGACGGGACCCTGACGGCGTTGGATGCCCGGGTTGTCCTCCACGTTGTCCCTGAGGAACGCTGA
- a CDS encoding aromatic-ring-hydroxylating dioxygenase subunit beta, whose translation MNASTLSVERRLAVHDFLNHEAELLDAHEYRSWLEMWEDDGIYWVPASDRSADDPDSAINIIYDNRRRIERRVAQLETGLRHAQIPASRLVRTIGTISATASDEGVDVRMAFVLVESRREQHVWSGRVEYALRARDEGFGIRQKKVLLVDPRKPLRTLAFLP comes from the coding sequence ATGAACGCATCCACGCTATCGGTCGAACGGCGCTTGGCCGTCCACGACTTCCTCAACCATGAGGCCGAGTTGCTCGACGCCCACGAATACCGGTCCTGGTTGGAGATGTGGGAGGACGACGGGATCTACTGGGTCCCCGCGTCGGACCGCTCCGCTGATGATCCTGACTCGGCCATCAACATCATCTATGACAACCGTCGCCGGATCGAACGCCGCGTGGCGCAGCTGGAGACTGGGTTGCGGCATGCCCAGATCCCCGCGTCGCGGTTGGTGCGGACGATCGGGACAATCTCGGCAACGGCCAGTGACGAAGGCGTCGATGTCCGCATGGCGTTCGTCCTGGTGGAGTCACGGAGGGAGCAGCACGTGTGGTCCGGACGGGTCGAGTACGCCCTGCGCGCCCGGGACGAAGGGTTCGGGATCCGTCAGAAGAAGGTGCTGCTGGTCGATCCGCGGAAGCCGCTGCGCACCCTGGCCTTCCTTCCGTGA